From Desulfobaccales bacterium, the proteins below share one genomic window:
- a CDS encoding lytic transglycosylase domain-containing protein: MWRSGSFAVIVGMLVLLQAAGGAADTPVASREGSLVLAGKEDSGLTSRDRLSVLLSKEVEVYIFKHKTRVWPQAVFRPGGYSRPVTPPPHLETLIQKYSRQYGVDPALVRAVIRHESGFNPQAVSPKGAQGLMQLMPGTADLMGVRNPFDPEQNIMGGVGYLRYCLDRFGHNVPLAVAAYNAGPERVAKTGAIPPIPETQTFVHNVVGTYQGLSQSGGTLSAPPAAPSGKGAKMLNAKGAPIKVAATPSLSGSEEEAKPRRPKPKIIEVRFPAKKSRN, encoded by the coding sequence ATGTGGAGAAGTGGGTCATTCGCCGTCATTGTGGGGATGCTGGTGCTGCTCCAGGCGGCAGGCGGGGCCGCGGACACCCCGGTGGCCTCCCGGGAGGGCTCATTGGTGCTGGCGGGCAAGGAGGACTCAGGCCTTACCTCCCGGGACCGCCTCTCGGTGCTCCTGAGCAAGGAGGTGGAGGTCTATATCTTCAAGCACAAGACCCGGGTCTGGCCCCAGGCTGTCTTCCGACCCGGGGGTTATTCCCGGCCGGTGACCCCGCCGCCGCATCTGGAGACCCTGATTCAGAAGTATTCCCGCCAGTACGGGGTGGACCCGGCCTTGGTGCGGGCGGTGATCCGCCACGAGTCGGGCTTCAACCCCCAGGCGGTGTCCCCCAAGGGGGCCCAGGGTCTCATGCAGCTCATGCCTGGCACCGCGGACCTCATGGGGGTGAGAAACCCCTTCGACCCGGAGCAGAACATCATGGGCGGCGTGGGCTATTTACGCTACTGCCTGGACCGCTTCGGGCACAATGTGCCGCTGGCGGTGGCGGCCTACAACGCCGGCCCCGAACGGGTGGCCAAAACCGGCGCCATCCCCCCCATCCCTGAGACCCAGACCTTCGTCCACAATGTGGTGGGCACCTACCAGGGCCTGAGTCAAAGCGGCGGCACCCTCTCCGCTCCTCCTGCCGCGCCCTCGGGCAAGGGCGCCAAAATGCTTAACGCCAAGGGCGCCCCCATCAAGGTGGCCGCCACCCCCAGTCTTTCCGGCTCCGAGGAGGAGGCCAAACCCCGGCGACCCAAACCCAAGATTATCGAGGTGCGCTTTCCCGCCAAAAAGAGCCGCAATTAA